GGACTGATGCTCCCCGCAGCCACAAGGAGGCGCTCGCTGTCTCAATAAATGACGTATCAGCATTGCTCACATGCTAGTTTTAATTGTTCAGGTTGGAACAGGCACTGGTAGTATGGTCGGTCAGTGAAACGGTTGAAGGTGACAAAATATATCTGCAACATATTGTTataaggtcacacacacacacgcacgcactcaaACACATAAAGAGCAGATCGGCTGCTTTAAGTGTTTTCTCATAACAAACAGGTGTCCGCAGCTGCACTCACCGATGCTGACTCCATCTTCGACCGGGATGCAGAGTCCTTCTTCTCCCCCGGTGCTGCCGTTTTGAAGCTGGTTGATTTCAGCCAACGTaactgaaagaaaaggagaccAGACGACAGCCGCGAGTCACTTTATAATACAACGTGGTCGTTTACAAAAGGTCCTGTGAAGGCTGTAGCACGATTAGCTAACTAGCTTCCCGAGTAGCATGGAGATACGGGATCGGTAACGTCGCTATCACATCAGCCTCTTATGAGATGCTAACGTCGGCATCCGAGTAAGGCACTAGCGACTGTTAcaacaaaagggggggggggggtcacttaaAAACCCAATACGACAAATCCCGCCAGTTTACAGGATCGCCGAAGCGTCACTACGGCAGATAACACCATGTTACTTGACTAACGTTAGCCAGCAACAGTAGATTGCTAACTTAGCATGGTAGCTGTCATTACCTGACGTTGATGTGTGTCAAGGGTTGATGCAGGTGACGGTCACATCTGCCAGCTTCAGGTGCGCCATGTTTATGATTTACAGCGACAATCCGAAGTCCCAAAATAGTCTTACTGTTGCAAACACTGTTACCGGGCTAATTGCAGAACTTTCTGGCGATGCTCGTCGGCTAGCTATCCAACAGCAGTGTTAGCACACCCTAGTAACGTTATCGCAAAGTTATTCAGCTGCAGTCTACGTTGCGGTGTGTAGCTGTAACGCTGTTAACGCTCGGCCGTGGGTCGTATCCCGGGTTGGGTAGAACGTATGAACCCCGGTGATAAATGTTACACAACAGGGACCGCCGTTATCACCACACGCCGCGCTGCTGTGACCGCTAGCGTCCGGCTAGCAAAGTTCACCTCCAACACGCATCCTCCCCCCGGGTCACGCGCACTCACCAGGCGGCCTGCCCAGCACCTCGGGCAGGCCGCCTGGTTTATACTTCGTAAGACACCGTTTTCACGGTGTAAAAGAACGGTTCGCATGCCGTTTTAGGTAGAActattatttttaaaccaacCGGTATGTGAATTCACTGCATCTCTCCCAGTGGCCTCAAGGTGTCGCTGTTGTACCGTGTATTGTAAAATGTTAGCGTACCGAGGCGAAATGGAATAATCCAGAGtgaatgtaatgatttgaattAGAAGCCAAAAATGCAACCTCCCcaaaaatatattgtaaaaGTGCCGATGTGTAACGACCATTATAAATTCCAAAAGTGTTTGATATATACATTAATGAATACagaagggattttttttaatgcaaggACTTTAATTTAGTTTTGAATTAACATTTACAGTCTGCCTCGGGATTAAATTGAATGAATCCCATCGCAGTGTGGCTTAGTATCCACCCATGTTTTAGTTACACGTCAaggttaaacttttttttttttaattgctcctCAATGGGTAATGTAGTGCATAAATCAACAGGCTGATTACGTTGGACTAGGATTCATCGCTTAAGGTCCGATACCGTACAAACGAGACAAATCCTATCCAAGCAAACGACATTAGGAAAACCTGCAATACTTCACAAAACTGACAAATGTTGTTCAGAACGTCACCCTCTGATCCGAATCTACTTTTGGGTTCCAAAAACTAGGGGTTGGGATAAATAAAAAGTTAGGCGATGTTTAGTTTCTgttaaaagtaaagaaaaaaacttttcaAATTGACAGTCACAAGAAACAAGGAATTCAAATGAGTTTGATCATTTTTCAATTTATTGCATTTCAGGCATTTGTTGAAATATAGATTAGCCTTAAAATATTGGCATCAATATGACATGTAATGGATTTGATCATATACCGTTACAGTATCAGACATGGAAACATTCAGAGGTTAGTGTGCCAAAAGAAACCCTCTGCTGTGCAAAGCGCCAAACATAGTATAGGGAGATACAACATGATGTCCCTCCATCAGCAATGAAGTGTAAAATCAGAGAATTATACGTAAAGCAAGCGATCATTGATGGTACAACATTTCCACAAACTTATTAACCAAAATTTCTGCACTCGTGTTCGTTGTGTCCCGTGTTGGCCTTGAGCAAAATTGGGTGCGCTAATAACCTGAAAGGATGACACGTGGGGAGGAAAAGCCTCCAGTACAAATACAGATGTATGCAGACAATAGAAAATGTGAACTAATGTTTGTAACTGCATCAAAAACTACCCAAAGACCCATATTTGTGTGCAAACAAGCATAAAATGTCCAGTGTTTCCCTCCCAAAGTTATACAGCAACTGCATACAAAGTTGCAATGGCTTGTTACAACCGTGATAATATACCCATTAAGTAGAAAAAGTTTGTAAAAGGTTTAGAAAAACTGCTCACATTGAgtctaaatacattttcttttggtcAAATATAAATTTCATGGAAAGTAACAATAAGACTATGTAATAACAAACGTTACAGGGAATACATGGCTAAATCctctaaaaagtattttatgtcATAGTCTTTTACTTCTAAAAACATTATCTGCATGTTGACTGGTCATGGTAttatcattgttgttgttgttctcctcTTGTCCCTGCGTTCACTCGGCTGCAGGTTCAGGCGTTTCAGTCTTTCCCTCCACATCGTCATCGCTGTCCAGGCCAGTGCGATTTACGATACGTCGCATATTCAAAGGCACATCCCCAcgtctttaaaacaaaatagtcGATTAGACAGTCAGCTCCTGCCCACAGTCATACAAAGATGTTTCAAttaatatgtaaaaaataaatgcaccaAGACACTTTATACAACAATAAAAAGGGGCCTGTACCTGAGCTTGCTCTTCAGAACGCTGACTTCCCGGTTCATAGAGTCTGCAGATTCATTGGCATCCTCGAGCTCCCTCTGCATCTTTCTACGTTGGGCGTTAGATcgggtcacctcctcctccgcctcttccAGCTGGCGCTTCAGCTGGCGCATACGTACATTTGTCTTCTCCGCCTGCAGAGACGGGGTTCACTTAGTGAGGAGAGCACCAGTGCAAATCGCAGTTTAAACAGAGGTCTCAAGTCTCTGACCTTCCTTTTCTACAATcagaaagtataaaaaaaatttttttttaaaactggcTTACCTGGTCTTTGTATTGTTCTGTGTTGCGCCTCTCGTCATCAACCATTAGCAGAacttctttcagcttcttctctgTGCGCCTGGTCAACCGGCTGGCCTGCTGGCGCTCTCTGAATGGAGCAGGGGACGCAGCACAGGGCTTTAAGTCACTGATAACTCAATCAGTCAGTACTAAATCAAGGACACTCAATTGAAATTTTAAGAATGTGTTTGTCACACCAAAAAGAAAATCTCTCGTCAAATGATTGTCGTTGCTGTAAACAAGAGGCGGTCATTAGAACCGCCGTGGTAATTTGGTAAACTAGTGCTGTCCCCTGCACTCACTTTGACTCGATGTCCAGCTGTTCTTCCAGCAGAGCGATTTTTGACTCcagggaggtgatggaggactTGTACTTTGACTTGATGGTcccctccagctcctgcagcttcagTTTCATCTCCTTGTTCTGGCGATCGAGCTGGGAGCGAGCCCCCTCCAGCCGCAGGGAGCCGCTGCGTTCTTCAGCCAGCTCCGTGGTCATCTGCTCCGTCTAATGCCGGAAACACGCAGTGGAAAAGCATAGTCGAGTAATTCAGTCACCGTGGGAATTCTTCTTACAAAGTGTTATTCATGTTTGGCACAAATGGTGTTGACAGTCCAGCAGACTAACTTTTACATGGATTTCACCCTGGTACAAAAAACGCATTCCTTGATGAACAGGTCTACGGTGCCTCGTGTCCGTACCTGCAGGACGGATCTCTTCAGACGATCGTTGACCATCTCTGTGTTGAGCTGCtcttcctccagttcctcctccagctgggtgATACGAGCCTCTAGCCTCCTCTTGTCCTCTGCCAGCACCGAGCTGCAAACGAGTGAGGAAGAGAAGCAAGAGGAAATTACAGATGTCctttgttgcttttaaaaatctGTAGTCTTGGGCTGCATTTTACacgttttatttcaatactaTTTCTGGGTTCATACTTCTTTGTGTTGGTGCTGCTAATCTCTTCCTGGAGCTCGTCTCTCTCGACCTGAACTTGTTTCTTGACTTTCTCTGCAGTGGCCAAATcctggaagaagaaagaagtttATACTTTAAAGCTACTTCAGATGCTGTTGGGACAGTTACCTGGAAGCAATGTGCTCCATGGTACTGAATAGAGTCAGCGCTCCAATGCCCCTCTATACACTCACACCACAAAGTGTGCATTCAGTAACATTATTTTAGGGTCTTTGggactttttaaatgaaaaaagcccccccccaggaaacaaaacaacccTCAACCCTGCAGGCAGTGTTCAAATAAAGTTATGTGCCAATATGAAGGGATACCCAAATTCCTAAAATCCCAATTATTAGATTAGTTTTTGCATATTTACTGTCCCATGTAATACACCTCATCTATAATATCTGGTGGTGTCTGAGAAGGTACTTTCCCCCACATTCAGTCGGGTGTCCCATCATTACGGTCATACCTCTTGGAAGTGCAGGGCGTCTGCCTCCATGGCCCTGAGCTTCCTCTCGGTTTCCTTGGCGCCGTTGACTGCTTCGTCTCGGGACAGACGCAGCTCGTCCAGCTCTCTCATCTGGTCCTTCATTAGAGCCTATGGCGCAGACATGAAGACCGCAGCGTTGCCGTTAGACACCAATCGGTGTGGGCAAGGACTGCCTACTCACTTAAGCGGCACAAGGACCAAACTAATTTGTTTCATTAGTTATTTGTCCCAATGAAAGACTGAACTTTTAGGGGAAAAGATCTCATTTTATGAGTTTGTGTAAACCAGCTCACCTATATTCTCAATGTTGTGGCTTATTAAATAGCACCACAACCTCAATAAGATTGTATATTATAAGACCGGTCACCTAATTTGATGGTTATCTATTTCACTTCAGCAATATATTTGCGAGCGCATGGCAGATTTTTTCACCTGGAGTTTTTTCAGCTGTTTTAGGGCCTCATCTCGGCCCTTGTTGGCAGCCTCGATCTGGACCTCAAGCTCTCCCAGGTCCAACTCCAGTTTCTTCTTGGCTGACAGAGCATGAGAGCGCTGCTTGCGTTCATCCTCCAGGTCCACCTCCATCTCACGCACCTGAAGGAGAGGACAGCTTTCTTTTGACTTGCAATTTAGTCAGAAAAACTGGAAGATTTTCTTGCAAGCAATTTTATTTGATTCACAGCAATTCTTGCTTTGTGGGAAAGAAATCCATCTCAGGCATTGTTTCATACCTGTTTAACcagctgtttcctcctctcctctccctgctcGTCTCTGGCCAGCAGGTCCCGGTCAAACTGGGCCTTCATGGCCTGCATGTTGACCTCCAGACGCAGTTTGGCGTCCTCCGTGGCCTGAAGCtcatcctccagctcctccacctgaactctcatctcctccagctgctggtccATGGCACGCTTTGACCGCTCAAGCTCGTGAACCTGCAGACAAGGACGTTGCCTCATTACAGTGTTTTCCAGTTGCTAATGTAGAGGGACAATGCCAGCAATGATGAGACACTGCATCATTGCTCCCCAGAAGTTAAAATGAGAGCAATCTTAATTTCCAGGGTGGACATTTGTagccaaaaacaaatcaatttcaGCTCCCTGTTCACCAAAAGATGAGGGTTTTTCCTCTTACACTCTTGCCGACATCATCCTTTGAGGAGACCAAGTCATCCATCTCAGCTTTGAGCATCTTATTGGCCCGGTCTAGCTCGTTTTTAACGTCCGACAAGGTCTCCAACTCGCGGGCCAATGTCAGGGCTCGCGTTTCCTTCTCCCTGGCCTCAGCCTCGGCCTTGTCGCGCTCCTCTGCATACTGAGTAGAAATAGTTTTCTCCTCGGCCAGCATCTAGGGAGAAGAGACCATGAGAGGCAGTtacataacaataaaaaaaaaaacctgggcACTGAACACCAATTTTGCGTGAATCATTAGTTTTTTTCTGGGCACAAAATCCACTGTGGACCAGTTACCTGGTCgaacttcttctgcttcttctccaggTTGGAGACTATCTGCCTCAAGTGGTCCTGGTCCACTAGGAGGTCATCCAGCTCCTGCTGTAAGCGTGTTTTCGTCTTGTCCAGTTTGTCGTAAGCTGCagtcttctcctccagctgctgcatcaCGCCTTCTAACTCCCTCTGTGATCGCTTGCGGCCCTCCTCTGCCCCCTCCACGGACAAGGACTCGTTTTCAAGCTTCTTCTTCATGTCTGCCAGCTGAAGACAGGGAAGAAAACGTTTAAGGGCATTGTTGGATGAATTATATCAAGGCTACGGAAAGGAGGCAGTCATTCTTTATCACTGATTTGAGGTCAGTTGGAAATAATGAATGACAGATTTGAGAAACCCGTTCATTTAAATAGCGGCTGGTTTGTGCGATGTGGAACATGGATCCAGGCTTTGATCAAGTGCTCGGCCGTGACAGTGTGCACCAACCTGGGCCTGCAGAGTGGTGATCTGCTTCTCCACATTCTTCttgccctcttcctcttcctccagcatcTCCCGCAGGTTATTCTGTTCGTCCTCTAGCAGCCTCAAGCGCGTGGAGAGGGCGAGCTTCTGACGAGTCTCCTCTTGGAGCAATTCCTGTAGTTAGGCAATAAAATATATCGTTTGTTTTGCCTATTTCTGCTACGGTAAATGTGCAATTAAAAGTCATGTGAAATTTGCGCTTCATCGTACCTGTGCATCCTGCAGCTGAGACTCTGTGGCAGAAATGTCTTTGTTGAATTTGATGTTCTTGTTGTCTGCTTCACTCAGGAGGCTGTTTACATGTTCTAGCTCAGACTAAAcacaagaggggaaaaaaaataaattgtagtTAGCCACTCAACCATAATATCGCAAACTATCCTTTCTTTCATCTCCGCTTCCCATTCACTCGATCCTCCATCAAATACTGTACCTGCATCTTGGTGATCTTTTCGGCCACCTCCTGCCGCTGTCGTTCACTTTCGCTGTATTTGACCTGCAGTTCTTGGACCTGGGATTCGGCCTTCTTGCGACGCTGTTCAGAGTCTCCTTTGCCTTGTGTGAGAGTCTTCATCTCGATTTGCAACTCATTCCACTCGCTCTCCAGAGCCTGCTTGGCTTTCTCCATGGACATCTTGTTCTGCGGGAGCAAATGTCTAAGATTTTACAGCATTCATTTCTCAAACTGACTCAGAAACTAATGCATTTCCATCTAAACTACTGTAACGCCCAGTTAACTCACAGGTTTTGTCATTTTCTAACAAACTATTGTAGGTTATGTCATCTATTAGAGCTTTAAATGTAGAGTACTTTTAAGTTCACCTGTAAGGGAATTTGCTACAGAAATAATTGCCATTACCTTCTTAGCTTGTTCCAGCTGGTCATTGAGCTCTTCAAATGCttggttgtgtttttgtctcatgTCGGCCATCTGCTGCTCGTGGATCTTTGCCTCTTCCTCCAGACTCTTCTTCAGATGGGTGACCTCCACCTCCCGCTTAGACCTGCAGAGACATGATGAGGGGAAACGTGAACAAAGAAACATGTACATCTTTGCCCTCCAAATAAATACTTTGATCTATCCATCCAACTTCAGGCCGTAAGACTACGTAGGTTTGACCGTTACCTCAGCTCCTGCTGTGCGGCGGTTGAGTCCAAAGTGTCCTCCAGTTCAGTCTTGAGGGCCTCTAGCTCCTCTCCCAGGTCCCTGCGGTGTTTCTCAGCCTTTGCACGCGCCTGCCTCTCCAGCTCCAGATCCTCTTGCAGCTCAGAGATCTGAGCCTCCAGCTCCCTGATCTGCTTCTGGGCCGCGTTCTTcgctgcagcctcctcctcgATCCTGAGGGTGAGGTAGAACAGGGATGAGATTGGCAATCAGGTACTTTGCGTGTTAGTTCTTACTTGCACACAGGTTGCGTCTAGTTTACGTTTGAAaaacgtatttattttgtaacctGGACAGTGCAGCGAGTAGTTCCTCTTCCTTCTTAGCCAGCTGAGCGCGGAGTTCATCAATCTGAGCCTGAAGGTCGGACATCTGGTCGTGGAGCTCACTGGAGTCGCCCTCAAGTTTACGACGGTTCTTCTCCAACTCCTGACgcactttttcctcttttcttagGCGATCTGTGCGCAAACCCAAATTCGTAATTtgaaatttaaagaaaaagttaaaaaaaaagtactttgaCAAAAAAGCATTCATTCTTTTCATCCTTAAATTTAATGGGTTTTTGAGTTTGTTTATTAAAGGAAAGATAAGCCCAAAGACCAAAAATGACTTGCCCTCCAAATCTGTAATCATGGCCTCGTGTTTATTCTTGAGTTTCTGCAGGCTCTTggacttctcttcctcctcagtcaaGTTGGTGGTGAACTCTGagatcctctcctccatctgtttcttctcctggaggtcataaaacaacaaataaatgagtTTATGTCCAATAGTTGTGTTTATTTAGACTGCACCCTTCTGGTGAACGTGTGGGCGACATGAACATGTTGTAGGAGACCTTGAGGAGCTTATTGTTCTGGTCGTCCAGCACCATGACGTCCTCCTCCAGTTTCTTCAGCTTAGCGTCCGTGGTGACTTTCTCCATTTGGAGTTTCTGTCTCGCACCTTCCTCctggtccagctgctgctccaggtCCTGGATGAACCACGTAAACAATTTGCAAACGTGAAGAATCTTCTTACCCCACTCGCCTCTCACATTCTGTATCCCGCACGACTTAACCAACCGTGATGTTCTGCTGCATCTTTTTTCTCTC
The sequence above is a segment of the Gasterosteus aculeatus chromosome 9, fGasAcu3.hap1.1, whole genome shotgun sequence genome. Coding sequences within it:
- the LOC120825055 gene encoding myosin-9 isoform X2; the protein is MADAEKFLYGDRSAGNTPLAQADWATKKLVWIPSEKLGFEPGSVKEEKGEECVVELTDSGKKVTVNKDDIQKMNPPKFSKVEDMAELTCLNEASVLHNLKERYYSGLIYTYSGLFCVVVNPYKYLPIYSEDIVNMYKGKKRHEMPPHIYAITDTAYRSMMQDREDQSILCTGESGAGKTENTKKVIQYLAHVASSFKSKKDQGELEKQLLQANPILEAFGNAKTVKNDNSSRFGKFIRINFDVNGYIVGANIETDLLEKSRAVRQAKDERSFHIFYYMLTGAGEKLRSELCLEDYSKYRFLSKGNVTIPGQQDKDLFTETMDAFQIMSIPEDEITGLLKVVSAVLQLGNMSFKKERNNDQASMPDDTAAQKVCHLLSINVTDFTRAILSPRIKVGRDYVQKAQTQEQAEFAIEALAKASYERMFRWLVLRINKALDKTKRQGASFIGILDIAGFEIFELNSFEQLCINYTNEKLQQLFNHTMFVLEQEEYQREGIEWSFIDFGLDLQPCIDLIEKPAGPPGVLALLDEECWFPKATDKSFVEKVVQEQGTNPKFQKPKKLKDDADFCIIHYAGKVDYKADAWLMKNMDPLNECVAALFNQSTDKFTAELWKDMDRIVGLDKVAGMSESIHGASRTRKGMFRTVGQLYKEQLGNLMTTLRNTNPNFVRCIIPNHEKKAGKLEPHLVLDQLRCNGVLEGIRICRQGFPNRIVFQEFRQRYEILTPNAIPKGFMDGKQACELMIKALELDPNLFRVGQSKVFFRAGVLAHLEEERDIKITDVVISFQAWCRGYVARKAFTKRQQQLTAMKVIQRNCVAYLKLRNWQWWRLFTKVKPLLQVTRQEEEMLAKEEELEKVMERQLQAQQQLEEFEAKQQQLNAEKLALQEQLQAETELCAEAEEMRSRLATKKQELEEILHDLESRLEEEEERATQMQTERKKMQQNITDLEQQLDQEEGARQKLQMEKVTTDAKLKKLEEDVMVLDDQNNKLLKEKKQMEERISEFTTNLTEEEEKSKSLQKLKNKHEAMITDLEDRLRKEEKVRQELEKNRRKLEGDSSELHDQMSDLQAQIDELRAQLAKKEEELLAALSRIEEEAAAKNAAQKQIRELEAQISELQEDLELERQARAKAEKHRRDLGEELEALKTELEDTLDSTAAQQELRSKREVEVTHLKKSLEEEAKIHEQQMADMRQKHNQAFEELNDQLEQAKKNKMSMEKAKQALESEWNELQIEMKTLTQGKGDSEQRRKKAESQVQELQVKYSESERQRQEVAEKITKMQSELEHVNSLLSEADNKNIKFNKDISATESQLQDAQELLQEETRQKLALSTRLRLLEDEQNNLREMLEEEEEGKKNVEKQITTLQAQLADMKKKLENESLSVEGAEEGRKRSQRELEGVMQQLEEKTAAYDKLDKTKTRLQQELDDLLVDQDHLRQIVSNLEKKQKKFDQMLAEEKTISTQYAEERDKAEAEAREKETRALTLARELETLSDVKNELDRANKMLKAEMDDLVSSKDDVGKSVHELERSKRAMDQQLEEMRVQVEELEDELQATEDAKLRLEVNMQAMKAQFDRDLLARDEQGEERRKQLVKQVREMEVDLEDERKQRSHALSAKKKLELDLGELEVQIEAANKGRDEALKQLKKLQALMKDQMRELDELRLSRDEAVNGAKETERKLRAMEADALHFQEDLATAEKVKKQVQVERDELQEEISSTNTKNSVLAEDKRRLEARITQLEEELEEEQLNTEMVNDRLKRSVLQTEQMTTELAEERSGSLRLEGARSQLDRQNKEMKLKLQELEGTIKSKYKSSITSLESKIALLEEQLDIESKERQQASRLTRRTEKKLKEVLLMVDDERRNTEQYKDQAEKTNVRMRQLKRQLEEAEEEVTRSNAQRRKMQRELEDANESADSMNREVSVLKSKLRRGDVPLNMRRIVNRTGLDSDDDVEGKTETPEPAAE
- the LOC120825055 gene encoding myosin-9 isoform X1, which gives rise to MADAEKFLYGDRSAGNTPLAQADWATKKLVWIPSEKLGFEPGSVKEEKGEECVVELTDSGKKVTVNKDDIQKMNPPKFSKVEDMAELTCLNEASVLHNLKERYYSGLIYTYSGLFCVVVNPYKYLPIYSEDIVNMYKGKKRHEMPPHIYAITDTAYRSMMQDREDQSILCTGESGAGKTENTKKVIQYLAHVASSFKSKKDQGNAVLSHGELEKQLLQANPILEAFGNAKTVKNDNSSRFGKFIRINFDVNGYIVGANIETDLLEKSRAVRQAKDERSFHIFYYMLTGAGEKLRSELCLEDYSKYRFLSKGNVTIPGQQDKDLFTETMDAFQIMSIPEDEITGLLKVVSAVLQLGNMSFKKERNNDQASMPDDTAAQKVCHLLSINVTDFTRAILSPRIKVGRDYVQKAQTQEQAEFAIEALAKASYERMFRWLVLRINKALDKTKRQGASFIGILDIAGFEIFELNSFEQLCINYTNEKLQQLFNHTMFVLEQEEYQREGIEWSFIDFGLDLQPCIDLIEKPAGPPGVLALLDEECWFPKATDKSFVEKVVQEQGTNPKFQKPKKLKDDADFCIIHYAGKVDYKADAWLMKNMDPLNECVAALFNQSTDKFTAELWKDMDRIVGLDKVAGMSESIHGASRTRKGMFRTVGQLYKEQLGNLMTTLRNTNPNFVRCIIPNHEKKAGKLEPHLVLDQLRCNGVLEGIRICRQGFPNRIVFQEFRQRYEILTPNAIPKGFMDGKQACELMIKALELDPNLFRVGQSKVFFRAGVLAHLEEERDIKITDVVISFQAWCRGYVARKAFTKRQQQLTAMKVIQRNCVAYLKLRNWQWWRLFTKVKPLLQVTRQEEEMLAKEEELEKVMERQLQAQQQLEEFEAKQQQLNAEKLALQEQLQAETELCAEAEEMRSRLATKKQELEEILHDLESRLEEEEERATQMQTERKKMQQNITDLEQQLDQEEGARQKLQMEKVTTDAKLKKLEEDVMVLDDQNNKLLKEKKQMEERISEFTTNLTEEEEKSKSLQKLKNKHEAMITDLEDRLRKEEKVRQELEKNRRKLEGDSSELHDQMSDLQAQIDELRAQLAKKEEELLAALSRIEEEAAAKNAAQKQIRELEAQISELQEDLELERQARAKAEKHRRDLGEELEALKTELEDTLDSTAAQQELRSKREVEVTHLKKSLEEEAKIHEQQMADMRQKHNQAFEELNDQLEQAKKNKMSMEKAKQALESEWNELQIEMKTLTQGKGDSEQRRKKAESQVQELQVKYSESERQRQEVAEKITKMQSELEHVNSLLSEADNKNIKFNKDISATESQLQDAQELLQEETRQKLALSTRLRLLEDEQNNLREMLEEEEEGKKNVEKQITTLQAQLADMKKKLENESLSVEGAEEGRKRSQRELEGVMQQLEEKTAAYDKLDKTKTRLQQELDDLLVDQDHLRQIVSNLEKKQKKFDQMLAEEKTISTQYAEERDKAEAEAREKETRALTLARELETLSDVKNELDRANKMLKAEMDDLVSSKDDVGKSVHELERSKRAMDQQLEEMRVQVEELEDELQATEDAKLRLEVNMQAMKAQFDRDLLARDEQGEERRKQLVKQVREMEVDLEDERKQRSHALSAKKKLELDLGELEVQIEAANKGRDEALKQLKKLQALMKDQMRELDELRLSRDEAVNGAKETERKLRAMEADALHFQEDLATAEKVKKQVQVERDELQEEISSTNTKNSVLAEDKRRLEARITQLEEELEEEQLNTEMVNDRLKRSVLQTEQMTTELAEERSGSLRLEGARSQLDRQNKEMKLKLQELEGTIKSKYKSSITSLESKIALLEEQLDIESKERQQASRLTRRTEKKLKEVLLMVDDERRNTEQYKDQAEKTNVRMRQLKRQLEEAEEEVTRSNAQRRKMQRELEDANESADSMNREVSVLKSKLRRGDVPLNMRRIVNRTGLDSDDDVEGKTETPEPAAE